A DNA window from Bradyrhizobium barranii subsp. barranii contains the following coding sequences:
- a CDS encoding aspartate aminotransferase family protein produces MLPSSQQARDVAYQLHAYTNARSHQRAGPLIIERGEGPYVFDTAGKRYLDAMAGLWSAGLGFSEKRLIEAAHRQMQILPFYHTFASRSNGPSIALAEKLVKMSPVPMSKVFFTNSGSEANDTVLKLIAYRSNAVGQPQRKKVISRLRGYHGVTIGAASLTGFPDNHRSFDLPLPNIMHTGSPHFYKDSRAGESEETFATRRAEELESLIQREGADTIAAFFGEPVMGAGGVIVPPPTYWDKIQSVLKKHSILLVADEVICGFGRTGKMFGCETYNIAPDVIVVSKQLTSSYFPLSAIIMNDYMFEPIADESNKVGLLAHGFTGGGHPVGAAVALENLKLIEERGLIANVGRIGAYMQERLRTLVDHPLVGEVRGVGLIAAIELVLDKKRKVAATTPGDVGSIASRLLHERGIIVRNVDDALSICPPLIVNKDQIDELIDGITGMLHDLKATVVNCREPH; encoded by the coding sequence ATGCTGCCCAGTTCTCAACAGGCCCGAGATGTGGCCTATCAGCTTCACGCCTATACCAACGCGCGGTCGCACCAACGGGCCGGGCCGCTCATAATTGAACGCGGCGAGGGCCCCTACGTCTTCGACACGGCAGGAAAACGCTACCTCGATGCGATGGCCGGTCTCTGGAGTGCGGGTCTTGGCTTCAGCGAAAAGCGGCTTATCGAAGCCGCGCATCGCCAGATGCAAATCCTGCCATTCTATCATACCTTCGCATCACGATCGAATGGGCCTTCCATCGCGCTTGCCGAGAAGCTGGTGAAGATGTCTCCGGTGCCAATGAGTAAGGTGTTCTTCACAAATTCCGGCTCGGAAGCGAACGATACGGTGTTGAAGCTGATCGCCTATCGATCGAATGCAGTGGGCCAGCCTCAGCGCAAGAAGGTCATCAGCCGGTTGCGCGGCTATCACGGCGTCACGATCGGTGCGGCAAGCCTGACCGGATTTCCAGACAACCACCGCTCTTTCGATCTGCCGCTCCCCAACATTATGCACACGGGCTCCCCCCATTTCTACAAAGACAGCCGTGCGGGCGAATCGGAGGAGACCTTTGCAACGCGTCGGGCCGAGGAGCTCGAGTCGCTGATTCAGCGCGAAGGTGCCGATACCATTGCAGCATTCTTCGGTGAGCCTGTCATGGGCGCGGGCGGCGTCATCGTTCCGCCGCCGACTTACTGGGACAAAATTCAAAGTGTGCTAAAAAAGCATAGCATCCTTTTGGTCGCTGATGAGGTGATTTGCGGCTTTGGCCGGACAGGAAAAATGTTCGGTTGCGAAACCTACAACATCGCGCCCGATGTAATCGTGGTGTCGAAGCAGCTCACGTCCAGTTATTTTCCGTTATCTGCGATCATAATGAATGACTACATGTTCGAACCAATCGCGGACGAGAGCAATAAGGTTGGACTGCTGGCTCATGGCTTCACGGGCGGTGGTCACCCGGTCGGAGCCGCCGTAGCGCTCGAAAACCTCAAACTCATCGAGGAGCGGGGTCTGATTGCGAACGTTGGCCGCATCGGGGCCTACATGCAGGAACGGCTGCGCACGCTCGTTGACCATCCACTCGTTGGGGAGGTCCGTGGCGTTGGCCTTATTGCGGCAATCGAGCTGGTGCTGGACAAGAAACGGAAAGTCGCCGCTACTACTCCGGGCGATGTTGGCAGCATTGCGAGCCGGTTGCTGCACGAGCGAGGGATCATCGTGCGGAATGTAGACGATGCATTGTCGATATGCCCACCTCTGATCGTCAACAAGGATCAAATCGACGAGCTCATCGACGGGATCACGGGCATGCTCCACGATCTTAAGGCGACTGTAGTTAATTGTCGCGAGCCTCACTAG
- a CDS encoding type II toxin-antitoxin system PrlF family antitoxin has translation MAKTAEILEIPATITDRGQTTVPAAIRKMLALGKRDQVVFRGLADGTVVIAKKQLSADHGDPVIGTFLAFLARDMGSEPARIRPVPKSLVARGKGLVKGVKVDLDAALPEDDT, from the coding sequence ATGGCCAAGACCGCCGAAATCCTCGAGATCCCCGCGACCATCACAGACCGCGGCCAGACGACCGTGCCCGCCGCCATCCGCAAAATGCTGGCCCTGGGAAAGCGCGACCAGGTCGTGTTTCGGGGGCTCGCTGACGGCACCGTTGTGATCGCGAAGAAGCAGTTGAGCGCCGACCACGGCGATCCGGTGATCGGCACGTTCCTCGCGTTCCTGGCCCGCGACATGGGGAGCGAGCCAGCCCGGATCCGGCCGGTGCCGAAGTCGCTGGTCGCGCGCGGCAAGGGCTTGGTCAAGGGTGTTAAGGTCGATCTCGACGCGGCGCTGCCGGAAGACGATACGTGA
- a CDS encoding type II toxin-antitoxin system YhaV family toxin — protein MSDDTFGVNGWTVYAHPLFLDQFETMIAAVEKARKKDPKGYKKKRAAKLLSAVLKVAFDDIPSDPTRDVYRQGGTLGDEYKHWFRAKLLQQFRLFFRYQQSADAKIIVLAWVNDDSTLRAYESANDAYAVFRKMLDRGNPPDSWNELVAAASTGESKTRLSRSTRGR, from the coding sequence GTGAGCGACGACACCTTCGGGGTTAACGGTTGGACGGTCTACGCCCATCCGCTATTTCTCGACCAGTTCGAGACTATGATCGCGGCGGTCGAGAAGGCGCGCAAGAAGGATCCGAAGGGATACAAGAAGAAGCGCGCCGCGAAGCTCCTGTCGGCTGTCTTGAAGGTGGCGTTCGACGACATTCCGAGTGACCCAACGCGTGACGTCTATCGGCAGGGCGGCACTCTCGGCGACGAGTACAAGCACTGGTTCCGCGCGAAATTGCTGCAGCAGTTCCGCCTGTTCTTCCGCTATCAGCAATCGGCGGACGCCAAGATCATCGTTCTCGCCTGGGTGAACGACGACTCGACGCTGCGCGCCTACGAGAGCGCGAACGACGCCTACGCCGTGTTCAGGAAGATGCTGGACCGCGGAAACCCGCCGGACTCGTGGAACGAACTCGTAGCGGCGGCCTCGACTGGCGAATCCAAGACGCGTCTATCGCGCTCGACGCGCGGGAGATGA
- a CDS encoding PilZ domain-containing protein → MRFICIEQPRRRKAERFERDEPILVHEGAEPRLVRMADISISGARFIDPAPPAIGASIKCNVYGQNVSATVVRRTRDGFGVRFEDAVATRINVVRAFYAGEYVRAFRSVRAAPVGKALLMRLFG, encoded by the coding sequence GTGCGCTTCATCTGCATCGAGCAGCCGCGGCGCCGCAAGGCCGAGCGTTTCGAACGCGACGAGCCGATCCTGGTTCACGAAGGCGCCGAGCCGCGGCTGGTGCGGATGGCCGACATCTCGATTTCGGGCGCGCGCTTCATCGATCCCGCCCCGCCGGCAATCGGCGCCTCGATCAAGTGCAATGTCTATGGCCAGAACGTGAGCGCGACCGTTGTCCGCCGCACCCGCGACGGCTTCGGCGTCCGTTTCGAGGACGCGGTTGCGACGCGGATCAATGTCGTCCGCGCATTCTATGCCGGCGAATATGTCCGCGCCTTCCGCAGCGTGCGCGCGGCGCCGGTCGGCAAGGCGTTGCTGATGCGGCTGTTCGGCTAG
- a CDS encoding Ulp1 family isopeptidase yields MDFPSTKRVREQSDSTGPQESSPAAPSAAAATFERQLSEIGSSGEGDGAMPAASTPQPAQSKGILRRLSKSPLYSQDAPLIFGLEKALIKGGAAKGTAQNNLYSLRSFGQWLFANNKDPIAARLDDEESLTVDARVFEKRPATLLRAIDHLRTSRSTGGIVPIAGRTELHPYPQDAALIEEYKNDAATDTGKKDASKNATALRSFSDYLRENSKKGIAARLSDEALDGDVKSYKRAPGADSRIGAALAHLRKSQAGAKAMELERHIDSEDAALKESRQVGDAAAQHSSSQKAGSWPEELLPAEGHDQNLLLGPMDEPGPPSSAPQPAQSTGVAIGHKKRPLHSEDVPLIAGFEEALRNGSAAERTVRNYLSSLRSFGQRLYANNKKSIFARLDDEESLTADARELFEKRPATLLRAIDHLRTSRSTGGIVPIAGRTELHPYPQDAALIEEYKNEAATDTGKKEEARRDATALRSFSDYLRENNKKGIAGRLSGKALDGDVKSYKKDAGADSRIGAALAHLRKSQVGPKAMELERHIDPEDAAVMESRQVGDAAAQHSAWQKAGSWPEELLPAEGHDQNLLLGPMDEPGASSSAPQPAQSTGILIGHDKQPLHTEDAPLISGLEEALRNGNAAERTARGYVRTLLSFGHWLFANNKDPIAARLDDEKSLTADAREFIGKGNPLRLLAAIVHLRTSQSTGGVVRIAGRTELHPYPQDAALIEEYKNEAATDTGKKDASRKDATALRSFSDYLRDNNRPGIAAGLGTSFDGDVESYRKVAGADSRIGAALARLRKSQAGAEAMEHERHIDPEEAALRESRRVGDAAAQHIASQKGGSWPEELLPAEGHDQDLLLGLMDEPGPSSSAPQSAQSTWIVIGKRKQPLYSVDAPLISGLERALIKGGFSKSAAEQHGGSLRSFSRWLFAKEKPSIRDRLDNKSLTDGGEVLEFIGEGNPKRLVQAIDYLRTLRSTGEVPISRRAKLNPHPQNVAFINPEDTVLMEPRRVDAAAAQHSASQETGRRPEELPAEGRDQDLLLGLMDEPRSSSSLEPAARHDQAPDPGEPDRQQSPDEPMAALARSNRLPSEEVLINDEHDTAELRPAKRQRTLNNPQGVAGERQLSEIANSGGQPTPAPTHQQGTSSWETQPMLLRSGYEDVTAPHAVATYVGDAAAQHSARQRAVSRPLVLPEGYDQDLRLMVEDGPSWPEVPPEQAQDIVQAGQEPAWPTVEAAPTHSARARSNTYGGIEVSFNPNSPASFELRDNAWSRAPGFPPPFAGPVPGHHQGARQLGSPQGLSPVSAHSDDDALAWLSEELARQMQEPASPSTARAQDLYREFEALLDPDAAELDDSAHFAPAPSARARSDTYGGLEVSFNPNSPASFELRDNAWSRAPGFPPPSAGPVPGHHQGARQLGSPQGLSPVSAHSDDDALAWLSEELARQMQEPASPSTAGAQDLYRGFGALLDPDAAELDDSAHFAPAPSARARSDTYDGLPLVDLTAPAPSPLRDDIVRRFPITSSDAQIGALNPIALSHNRGLVLEDTEWLGDEHILRDYQLQELDLQRSDSDLAARTRFVDPLEALRLRLGAESDVLRVFHRIVHDRRDNDTADFLLLPVNDASATDRGRHWSLLFVDRSNRQWPVAYHYDSYGRYNETHARQLAERLNIALQPAGMAQQQNTYDCGVFVVDGTRELVRQLAQGREPDQLNLSNVVANRQALQARLRG; encoded by the coding sequence ATGGATTTCCCCTCGACCAAGCGGGTGCGTGAACAATCGGACAGCACGGGCCCGCAAGAGAGCTCACCCGCGGCTCCGTCCGCAGCCGCGGCGACCTTTGAGCGGCAATTGAGCGAGATCGGCAGTTCAGGTGAAGGTGATGGAGCAATGCCGGCCGCCTCGACGCCGCAGCCGGCTCAGTCAAAAGGGATTCTGAGAAGGCTCAGCAAAAGCCCCCTTTATTCCCAGGATGCTCCCCTTATTTTTGGGCTTGAGAAGGCCCTCATCAAGGGCGGGGCCGCCAAAGGCACCGCACAAAATAATCTATATTCTCTTCGCAGCTTTGGCCAGTGGCTCTTCGCAAATAACAAAGATCCCATTGCTGCTCGGCTCGACGACGAAGAGTCGCTGACCGTTGATGCGCGCGTGTTCGAAAAGCGTCCCGCGACACTCCTTAGGGCAATAGACCATCTCAGGACCTCGCGGTCGACGGGCGGAATCGTGCCGATCGCAGGCCGCACTGAGTTGCATCCTTATCCCCAGGACGCAGCTCTGATCGAAGAGTACAAAAACGACGCAGCGACAGATACCGGCAAGAAGGATGCAAGCAAGAATGCAACTGCTCTTCGCAGTTTCAGCGACTACCTGCGTGAAAACAGCAAGAAGGGCATTGCTGCTCGTCTTTCAGACGAGGCGTTGGATGGAGATGTCAAGAGCTATAAGAGGGCCCCCGGTGCTGATTCGAGGATCGGTGCCGCTCTGGCTCATCTCCGAAAATCGCAGGCGGGCGCTAAGGCGATGGAGCTCGAGCGCCATATTGATTCCGAAGACGCGGCCCTGAAGGAGTCGAGGCAGGTCGGCGACGCTGCTGCGCAGCACAGTTCGTCGCAGAAAGCTGGCAGTTGGCCAGAGGAATTGCTTCCTGCGGAAGGCCATGATCAGAATTTGCTTTTGGGTCCGATGGACGAACCCGGCCCGCCGTCCTCGGCGCCGCAACCGGCTCAGTCAACTGGGGTTGCGATAGGGCACAAGAAGCGGCCTCTTCATTCCGAGGATGTTCCCCTTATTGCGGGGTTTGAGGAGGCCCTCCGGAATGGGAGCGCCGCCGAACGCACCGTCCGAAACTATCTATCTTCTCTTCGCAGCTTTGGCCAGAGGCTCTACGCAAATAACAAAAAGAGCATTTTTGCTCGGCTCGACGACGAAGAGTCACTGACCGCTGATGCGCGCGAGTTGTTCGAAAAGCGTCCCGCGACACTCCTTAGGGCAATAGACCATCTCAGGACCTCGCGGTCGACGGGCGGAATCGTGCCGATCGCAGGCCGCACTGAGTTGCATCCTTATCCCCAGGACGCAGCTCTCATCGAAGAGTACAAAAACGAAGCAGCGACAGATACCGGCAAGAAGGAAGAAGCCAGGAGGGATGCAACGGCTCTTCGCAGTTTCAGTGACTACCTGCGTGAAAACAACAAGAAGGGCATTGCTGGTCGGCTTTCAGGCAAGGCGCTGGATGGAGATGTCAAGAGCTATAAGAAGGACGCCGGTGCTGATTCGAGGATCGGTGCCGCTCTGGCTCATCTCCGAAAATCACAGGTGGGCCCTAAAGCGATGGAGCTCGAGCGCCATATTGATCCCGAAGACGCGGCCGTGATGGAGTCGAGACAGGTCGGCGACGCCGCTGCGCAGCACAGTGCGTGGCAGAAAGCTGGCAGTTGGCCAGAGGAATTGCTTCCTGCGGAAGGCCATGATCAGAATTTGCTTTTGGGGCCGATGGACGAACCCGGCGCGTCGTCCTCGGCGCCGCAGCCGGCTCAGTCAACTGGAATTTTGATAGGGCACGACAAGCAGCCTCTTCATACCGAGGATGCTCCCCTTATTTCGGGGCTTGAGGAGGCCCTCCGTAATGGGAACGCCGCCGAACGCACCGCCAGGGGCTATGTACGTACTCTTCTCAGCTTTGGCCACTGGCTCTTCGCAAATAACAAAGATCCCATTGCTGCTCGGCTCGACGACGAAAAGTCACTGACCGCTGATGCGCGCGAGTTCATCGGAAAGGGTAATCCCTTAAGACTTCTTGCGGCGATAGTTCATCTCCGAACCTCGCAGTCGACGGGCGGAGTTGTGCGGATCGCAGGCCGCACTGAGTTGCATCCTTATCCCCAGGACGCGGCTCTCATCGAAGAGTACAAAAACGAAGCAGCGACAGATACCGGCAAGAAGGATGCAAGCAGGAAGGATGCAACTGCTCTTCGCAGTTTCAGCGACTACCTGCGTGACAACAACAGGCCGGGCATTGCTGCTGGGCTCGGCACGTCGTTTGACGGAGATGTCGAGAGCTATAGGAAGGTCGCCGGTGCTGATTCCAGGATTGGCGCCGCACTGGCTCGTCTCCGAAAATCGCAGGCCGGCGCTGAGGCGATGGAGCACGAGCGCCATATTGATCCCGAAGAGGCGGCCCTGAGGGAGTCGAGGCGGGTCGGCGACGCCGCTGCGCAGCACATTGCGTCGCAGAAGGGTGGCAGTTGGCCAGAGGAATTGCTTCCTGCGGAAGGCCATGATCAGGATTTGCTTTTGGGGCTGATGGATGAACCCGGCCCGTCGTCCTCGGCGCCGCAGTCGGCTCAGTCAACTTGGATTGTGATAGGGAAGAGGAAGCAGCCTCTTTATTCCGTGGATGCTCCCCTTATTTCGGGGCTTGAGAGGGCCCTCATCAAGGGCGGGTTCAGCAAATCCGCTGCCGAGCAGCACGGAGGTTCTCTTCGTAGCTTTAGCCGTTGGCTTTTCGCAAAAGAAAAACCGAGCATTCGTGATCGGCTCGACAATAAGTCGCTGACCGATGGCGGTGAGGTGCTCGAGTTCATCGGAGAGGGTAATCCAAAGAGACTCGTTCAGGCAATCGACTATCTCCGGACCTTGCGGTCGACGGGCGAAGTGCCGATCTCACGACGCGCTAAGCTGAATCCTCACCCCCAGAACGTGGCCTTTATCAATCCCGAAGACACGGTACTGATGGAGCCGAGGCGCGTCGACGCCGCCGCTGCGCAGCACAGCGCGTCGCAGGAAACTGGCCGTCGGCCAGAGGAGCTTCCCGCGGAAGGCCGCGATCAGGATTTGCTTTTGGGGCTGATGGACGAACCCCGCTCGTCGTCATCTCTCGAGCCAGCCGCGCGCCATGACCAGGCACCGGATCCCGGAGAGCCCGACCGCCAGCAGTCCCCGGACGAGCCGATGGCTGCGCTTGCCAGGAGCAACCGCCTGCCAAGCGAGGAGGTCCTCATCAACGATGAGCATGACACAGCTGAGTTGAGGCCAGCGAAGAGGCAGAGGACCCTAAACAATCCGCAAGGCGTTGCCGGCGAGCGGCAGCTGAGCGAGATCGCCAATTCAGGCGGCCAGCCGACACCGGCGCCTACCCATCAACAGGGTACGTCGTCATGGGAGACGCAGCCGATGCTGCTGCGAAGCGGCTACGAAGATGTCACGGCGCCGCATGCGGTCGCGACGTACGTCGGGGACGCCGCTGCGCAGCACAGCGCGCGGCAGCGAGCTGTCAGTCGGCCATTGGTCCTCCCGGAAGGTTACGATCAGGATCTGCGCTTAATGGTGGAAGACGGCCCATCGTGGCCCGAGGTTCCTCCTGAGCAGGCGCAGGACATAGTCCAAGCTGGGCAGGAACCTGCCTGGCCGACCGTGGAAGCAGCGCCAACGCACTCTGCCAGGGCTCGCTCAAACACCTACGGCGGTATTGAGGTGTCGTTTAATCCGAATTCGCCCGCATCATTTGAGTTGCGCGACAATGCTTGGAGCCGGGCGCCTGGCTTTCCGCCGCCGTTTGCCGGGCCGGTACCGGGGCATCACCAGGGCGCTCGACAGCTCGGCTCGCCGCAGGGGCTTTCTCCGGTGTCCGCCCACTCGGACGATGACGCTTTGGCGTGGTTGAGCGAGGAGCTTGCGCGGCAGATGCAAGAACCGGCATCACCATCAACTGCCAGGGCTCAGGATCTCTATCGTGAGTTTGAGGCACTGCTTGATCCGGATGCGGCCGAGTTGGATGACAGTGCTCACTTTGCGCCAGCGCCTTCTGCCAGGGCTCGCTCAGACACCTACGGCGGTCTTGAGGTATCGTTTAATCCGAATTCGCCCGCATCATTTGAGTTGCGCGACAATGCTTGGAGCCGGGCGCCTGGCTTTCCGCCGCCGTCTGCCGGGCCGGTACCGGGGCATCACCAGGGCGCTCGACAGCTCGGCTCGCCGCAGGGGCTTTCTCCGGTGTCCGCCCACTCGGACGATGACGCTTTGGCGTGGTTGAGCGAGGAGCTTGCGCGGCAGATGCAAGAACCGGCATCACCATCAACTGCCGGGGCTCAGGATCTCTATCGTGGGTTTGGGGCACTGCTTGATCCGGATGCGGCCGAGTTGGATGACAGTGCTCACTTTGCGCCAGCGCCTTCTGCCAGGGCTCGTTCAGACACCTACGACGGTCTTCCATTGGTTGATCTGACCGCGCCCGCACCGTCCCCATTGCGCGACGATATCGTGCGGCGGTTTCCGATCACCTCCTCCGATGCTCAGATCGGGGCGTTGAATCCGATAGCCTTGTCCCACAACCGCGGGCTGGTGCTCGAGGACACGGAATGGCTGGGCGACGAGCATATCCTCAGGGATTACCAGCTTCAGGAGCTGGATTTGCAGAGGAGCGATTCGGATCTCGCCGCCCGGACGCGGTTCGTAGATCCCCTCGAAGCGCTGCGGCTGCGCCTGGGCGCGGAGAGCGACGTGCTACGCGTATTCCATCGCATCGTCCATGATCGGCGTGATAACGATACAGCCGACTTCCTGTTGCTGCCAGTGAACGATGCCAGTGCTACGGACCGCGGCAGGCATTGGTCGCTGCTGTTCGTTGATCGCAGCAACCGGCAATGGCCTGTCGCCTATCACTACGATTCCTACGGGAGATACAACGAGACGCATGCAAGACAACTCGCAGAAAGGCTGAACATCGCCCTGCAGCCCGCCGGCATGGCCCAGCAGCAGAACACTTATGATTGCGGCGTCTTTGTCGTGGACGGCACGCGGGAGCTGGTTAGGCAATTGGCGCAAGGACGGGAGCCAGACCAGCTGAACCTCAGCAACGTCGTTGCCAATCGGCAGGCACTGCAAGCGCGACTCAGGGGTTGA
- a CDS encoding ClpX C4-type zinc finger protein, with translation MTSDVICSFCRMEAQHVLAIVAAPDGAAAICDECVQVCVQAIAARSPEWLEKHRRFVGELGSSGGFQRE, from the coding sequence ATGACCTCGGACGTAATCTGTTCTTTCTGTAGAATGGAGGCGCAGCATGTTCTTGCGATCGTCGCCGCTCCTGACGGAGCAGCTGCTATTTGTGATGAATGCGTTCAAGTGTGCGTTCAAGCTATCGCAGCTCGTTCACCTGAATGGTTGGAGAAGCATCGACGGTTCGTCGGGGAGCTAGGGAGCAGCGGCGGCTTTCAGCGGGAATAA
- a CDS encoding condensation domain-containing protein — MSDEEHVFLLTQHHIVSDGGRLGVLVHELSRLYRAFEAGQDDPLPPLAIQYPDYAAWQRQWLSGNGCRSRRSIGATPCQARPVLSCRRTVRGRPSSRLPGPVFLLSSMRDLKRLSRQHGTTLFLTVLAGWAGVLSRLSGQDDPPHPLPTELSGPAFHAPEAD, encoded by the coding sequence ATGTCGGATGAGGAACACGTCTTCCTGCTGACCCAGCATCACATCGTCTCGGACGGCGGTCGATTGGGCGTGCTGGTGCATGAACTCAGTCGGCTTTACCGGGCGTTCGAGGCTGGACAGGACGATCCTTTGCCGCCGTTGGCGATCCAGTATCCGGATTATGCCGCCTGGCAACGGCAGTGGCTGTCGGGGAACGGCTGCAGAAGCAGGCGAAGTATTGGCGCAACGCCCTGTCAGGCACGGCCCGTCTTGTCTTGCCGACGGACCGTGCGCGGCCGGCCCAGCAGTCGTTTGCCGGGGCCAGTGTTCCTGTTGTCATCGATGCGGGACTTGAAGCGGCTGAGCCGGCAGCATGGCACGACGTTGTTCCTGACGGTGCTGGCGGGCTGGGCGGGGGTGCTGTCGCGTCTGTCGGGGCAGGACGACCCTCCCCATCCGCTGCCAACAGAACTATCCGGGCCCGCTTTTCACGCTCCGGAAGCTGACTGA
- a CDS encoding WGR domain-containing protein, with protein sequence MPNLKLGPLHLRRIDTTRNMRRFYLLSIQPTLFGGVSLIRDWGRIGTTGQTMVQTFDASAEAGEAFGRLERAKRRRGYTSAEERV encoded by the coding sequence ATGCCGAACCTTAAGCTAGGGCCGCTTCACCTTCGCCGCATCGACACCACCCGCAACATGCGGCGGTTTTACTTGCTTTCGATCCAACCGACCTTGTTCGGCGGGGTCTCGCTGATCCGCGACTGGGGCCGGATCGGCACGACCGGCCAGACGATGGTGCAGACTTTCGATGCCAGCGCTGAAGCGGGCGAAGCATTCGGACGGCTGGAGCGCGCCAAGCGCAGGCGCGGATACACCTCTGCTGAGGAGAGAGTCTGA